CTTTCCCCGCTGTTTGTGATTCTTCTCAAATGGGAAGTGATAAATGCCCGAATACGACGGATGAGTCTAGGAATACTCTTGTACCAAATAATTCGGAGTATGTTGTCCACCGGGGAATTTGCCCGGAAGGCTGGCATATTATGAATCGTGGTGAATGGGTGGCTGCTATTAATGGGCATGGGGCGATGAATGGTAGTCAATATCTTAGTTCGGAGGTTTGGAATGGAATCATGAAAAATCCGAGAGGTTTTTCTCTTTTGCCGGCAGGTTTGTATGATGAATACGGCGAATTTTCTCAAATTATGAAACAAGCTTTTCATTGGGTTCCTGGTGAGTCGTTCGATGAAAAAGCGAACTTGTATAAAGGCTTATTTGTTCGTGCAACAGATTTGGATTTGCAGCGAGATTCTAAAAATAGATTTATTAAAACAGCTGCGTTCTCTATTCGTTGCGTAAAGGATTATTGATCCTTTAGTATTATCCGTTAATTTTAAACAAAAACTGGGCTGTGTTTAAATAGCCCATTGGGAGTTATTATGTCCAAGAAGAACGTCAAAAAAAACAAGAAAAATTCTACCCGCAAGAACTACAAAATCGAAGCTCTTGAGCCTCGTTTGATGATGGATGCGTCCGCGGATAATTGGTTGGCCGAAAATGCCCTAACTCAATCAACGCAGATGAATTCTTTTGTTGATAATATTTGTGCTAGTTCTGCGGCTGGAGAAAATGATGTTTTCGAAGGTATAAAGAAAATTGATGGAGATAAGATTGAATCTGTAAAAATTAAGGATTTGATTGGTGCCCAAAGTATGGCATCTAGTTTGAAGTTTGGAAATGATTTTAAAAATATACATAATTATATTGAAAAATGTGTTGAAGAATGTCGTAAAGATGCGTGTGCTACAGAATGCTTAGCTTATCAAAATGCGGAAATCGTTTATGAAACTCTCTTGAAGTCTTCGAAATCAACGCCAGAAGAAATTAAGGCTGCCAAAGGTGCTAAGGATGCTTCCTGGCAAATTTATCAGAATAAACTAAAAACAGCTGTGGTTACGACGGATGATTTGTATACAAAACTGACTGATGCAAGAACCAAACCGGTAAACATTTCGTTTGCCAAGGATGGTAATGGAGCTATTGTTGTTGAATTTTCTGGAAACAGGACCTCTGTTGAACAAAGTCTGAATAGTCAGATAGTTCCTGAAGTAAGTGAAGAAACCCTTTTGGATGTAAAGTTTGAAGATAGTTATGTTTAGGAAAATCGTTATAAGTGGTCGTTTAAAATTGATGGTGATGTAAAAAATGGTATTGAAC
This genomic stretch from Fibrobacter sp. UWH4 harbors:
- a CDS encoding LEPR-XLL domain-containing protein, which produces MSKKNVKKNKKNSTRKNYKIEALEPRLMMDASADNWLAENALTQSTQMNSFVDNICASSAAGENDVFEGIKKIDGDKIESVKIKDLIGAQSMASSLKFGNDFKNIHNYIEKCVEECRKDACATECLAYQNAEIVYETLLKSSKSTPEEIKAAKGAKDASWQIYQNKLKTAVVTTDDLYTKLTDARTKPVNISFAKDGNGAIVVEFSGNRTSVEQSLNSQIVPEVSEETLLDVKFEDSYV